ggttagagagacaacaacgacaacaactactgttaaatgaaatatatatctgtacagcttcaataacagttatatggatgcatacaagatcttaacttgtttttgatgagttcactgtaaaatgtacattgacaaaagccatgcgcatccacttagaacgggtgtcgaagtatggccccctcccgttactctactctgctctgctcgATGCTCTTATTTTTTGGCATGGCAACAATGTTTCGCAATAATTATGTACAAGTCtgcaaacaaagaagaaaagagtAATGAATAACCACTATTAAAATctgaaaacattttcattttaaggTTTCTGAATCACTTTTGGCACGAAaataacgttgttgttgttggcccccctccccccaaatcGTAAACAGTTCCCGAAAGCTTGTGATTTTACTTAAATATGGACAATAAACACCACTTTACCTCCCTTTTCTGGCCTCATAGTTTGCGCAAATTCCTAACAAAAACGGGGTTAAACAAAGTTGTGAACTTGAGTCgctctttttaaaacaaattcagGAAAAACGCCCGTCCAGAGTTTTCAGTTTTCAGACTTGGCGCCTTTCAACTTTCCCGGCATTCCTGGCGTATTACACTTCAAAAAAGGTGCAATGTAATTTTATCTAATCGCAAAGGTTAACAACTTTCTGAAAactctcattttttttatttcaactacataataaagttcttcattttTGTGGTTTAACGCTACATAGCTGGTGATAGATAGAAGTCAAGAATACCTTATTAAACATGATACGATAAAGACCCCTATTCAAGATTGGTAtattccaagatggctgcccctCTGGTTCAGTACGTGGTGGTGAGAGCAGATCTTCTCCGCGCCCTGAAATGGCCAACAGGAGCCGTGATGGCCCAGGCCTGTCACGCCTGTACCGCTGTGCTACACGTCTACAGGGACGACAACAACACACGGGAATATCTGTCCGATTTGGACCGTATGCACAAGGTTGTTCTGGAGGTAggttttggggaggggggggccTTGATGGCCCAGACCCTGTACCCGTCCACTGTACTCTATATAGCATATAGGTCTACTATAGTACTATACACTGTGCTACATGTCTACGGGTACTACAACAACACACGGGAATATCTGTCTAGTTTAGACAGTATGCACAAGGTCGTTCTGGAGGTAGGTTAGGGGGAGCGGAGCCGTGATTGCCTAAACAAAAGGAAAGCAGATATAAGGATACAAGTCTATCCCAGTGTGTTTATGTCTACTTCTACGACATAGACATTTAGCACTCTCTCCTAGTATCGCAGGTTTGTCTCCTCCTTAAAGTACTTCAAATATGTTCTAAATTATGTTTCAAAATCAGGTTTGTAACATTGACCCTGAGCCaaatc
The sequence above is drawn from the Branchiostoma floridae strain S238N-H82 chromosome 17, Bfl_VNyyK, whole genome shotgun sequence genome and encodes:
- the LOC118405109 gene encoding putative peptidyl-tRNA hydrolase PTRHD1 — translated: MAAPLVQYVVVRADLLRALKWPTGAVMAQACHACTAVLHVYRDDNNTREYLSDLDRMHKVVLEAKDEESLCMLAEQLQQNSVDHKLWIEQPENTATCLAVKPYPKSEVQKHFKNFKLFK